The following coding sequences lie in one Capnocytophaga stomatis genomic window:
- a CDS encoding trimeric intracellular cation channel family protein, producing the protein MDLFYIVDLAGVFVFAISGALAAREKKLDLFGVFIIAFVTGLGGGTLRDVMMGRTPVFWMQAPIYVGMIFGGTFFAIIFRKKMHYLRKSLLLFDTIGIAFFSIIGTEIALSFSYDLHPIIVISIAAMSACFGGVIRDILCNEIPIIFHKEIYATPCVLGSLFYLGLREVNFFDDYISSFVAIAFIIVFRLFAIKRSLELPKIN; encoded by the coding sequence ATGGATTTATTCTATATTGTTGATTTAGCGGGAGTTTTCGTTTTCGCTATTTCGGGAGCATTGGCAGCACGTGAAAAAAAGTTGGATTTGTTCGGAGTATTTATCATTGCTTTTGTGACAGGGCTTGGCGGTGGAACGCTTCGTGATGTGATGATGGGAAGAACTCCTGTTTTTTGGATGCAAGCACCTATTTATGTAGGAATGATTTTCGGTGGAACTTTCTTTGCAATTATTTTCCGAAAGAAAATGCATTATTTGCGTAAGTCTCTTTTGCTTTTTGATACTATTGGGATAGCGTTTTTCTCGATTATAGGAACCGAAATTGCTCTTTCTTTTTCGTACGATTTACATCCGATTATTGTAATTTCAATAGCTGCGATGAGTGCTTGCTTTGGAGGCGTAATTCGAGATATATTGTGCAATGAAATCCCAATAATTTTTCATAAGGAAATTTATGCAACTCCTTGTGTGTTAGGTAGTTTATTTTATTTAGGTTTGCGAGAAGTTAATTTTTTTGATGATTATATTTCCTCATTTGTGGCAATTGCTTTCATAATTGTTTTTAGGTTATTTGCAATCAAGCGTTCGTTGGAACTTCCGAAGATAAATTAG